Proteins encoded within one genomic window of Aspergillus nidulans FGSC A4 chromosome VII:
- a CDS encoding uncharacterized protein (transcript_id=CADANIAT00009032), with protein MSEKANYEPNGQGPPSYGPPGPAQPAPVVPGTQPPYHPTEPNPEIQVQAIGYPAGQQQPQNAAPQMDPPQPYVQGQPQPSQYPTAFPLHALQRTPQVVDCPACHQREMTRTEAVNGNSTHAWAAVLCCCACVGCIPYFVAYFKNVDHHCGRCGQLLATFHGSGHVVVHPQGGQVQQAPK; from the exons ATgtcagaaaaagcaaactACG AGCCCAACGGACAAGGACCTCCCAGCTACGGGCCCCCGGGCCCTGCGCAGCCGGCGCCTGTCGTGCCGGGCACGCAGCCTCCTTACCATCCCACCGAGCCCAACCCCGAGATCCAGGTCCAGGCCATCGGCTACCCAGCAGGACAACAGCAGCCACAAAACGCCGCTCCGCAAATGGACCCGCCACAGCCCTACGTTCAGGGACAGCCTCAGCCAAGTCAATACCCCACGGCTTTCCCTCTGCACGCGCTGCAACGGACTCCCCAGGTCGTTGACTGCCCTGCTTGTCATCAGCGAGAGATGACTCGGACAGAAGCAGTGAATGGAAACTCAACACA TGCTTGGGCGGCggtgctctgctgctgcgcgtGCGTCGGGTGCATTCCCTACTTTGTCGCTTACTTCAAGAACGTTGACCATCACTGCGGGAGATGCGGTCAGCTTCTCGCAACTTTCCACGGGAGCGGGCATGTGGTGGTGCACCCGCAAGGAGGACAAGTGCAGCAGGCTCCCAAATAA
- a CDS encoding uncharacterized protein (transcript_id=CADANIAT00009033) has protein sequence MVRDLTFWPRYLASLLLVPRAVAWTLLWRNETTTSSVEDGQSAQNCTQIWHEEGRQFSWDPEGPWCLKFYSDPLCDYSNGISCEGRLWKQQATQNISAFSVYPMPDSSVTAFGFASSTAIPTTTTAATSTPTDANAEQTPVAETASGGSSRLSAGAIAGIAVGAAAAVALLCAVFFYLGRRSRRKAAAAAAVAATSLPRSDSPSAAPLNTSSSTNPSSPPSDDVSSSATLAVSGTVAELPKPPMVEDQHVSPPDYIQPPNGTRMIELPGQTPEVELSNTHQVQEMSVSRQIQELEGHGTEKRRL, from the coding sequence ATGGTTCGAGACCTGACTTTTTGGCCGAGATATCTTGCGTCCCTCTTGCTTGTGCCTCGCGCCGTCGCCTGGACGCTCCTTTGGCGGAACGAGACCACCACTTCCTCAGTCGAAGACGGGCAATCGGCCCAAAACTGCACACAAATATGGCACGAAGAAGGTAGACAGTTCTCATGGGATCCAGAAGGGCCCTGGTGTCTCAAATTCTACTCAGATCCATTATGCGACTACAGTAACGGAATCTCCTGCGAGGGCCGTCTCTGGAAACAGCAGGCCACGCAAAACATCTCCGCATTCTCGGTCTACCCAATGCCCGATTCCTCTGTGACCGCCTTTGGATTCGCCTCGAGCACAGCTATTCCCACAACGACCACAGCGGCGACGTCTACACCCACTGATGCCAATGCCGAGCAAACACCAGTAGCAGAAACCGCCTcaggcggcagcagcagacttTCGGCTGGTGCCATCGCCGGTATCGCCGTcggcgccgctgctgccgtcgCTTTGCTCTGTGCTGTATTCTTCTATCTTGGCCGTCGTAGCAGACGCAaggctgctgcggctgccgCCGTTGCGGCTACGTCGTTACCTAGATCCGACTCGCCATCTGCGGCTCCGCTGAATACGAGCAGTAGCACGAACCCATCTTCTCCACCTTCTGATGATGTGAGCTCAAGCGCGACCTTGGCAGTTTCGGGTACGGTCGCCGAGCTACCAAAACCACCTATGGTGGAGGACCAACACGTCTCGCCGCCAGACTACATTCAGCCACCGAACGGGACCCGAATGATTGAGCTGCCGGGTCAGACTCCGGAAGTTGAGCTCAGCAACACACACCAAGTGCAGGAGATGAGCGTCTCACgccagatccaggagctTGAAGGGCATGGGACTGAGAAACGAAGACTATAG
- a CDS encoding uncharacterized protein (transcript_id=CADANIAT00009034): MKNAVLSTLFAFLLCSASVQIVGTPSGFAAGTTGGGNATPQTPSSLDDTRTTTCEWNRLAGSGTWPSLTGQGVLAQSAQYKDS; encoded by the exons ATGAAGAATGCCGTTCTGTCCACACTCTTTGCATTTCTCCTCTGCTCAGCCAGCGTGCAAATCGTGGGTACGCCCTCTGGCTTCGCAGCTGGGACCACGGGAGGAGGTAATGCGACGCCTCAGACTCCCTCCAGCCTAGACGA CACCCGGACAACTACCTGCGAGTGGAACCGACTGGCCGGCTCCGGTACCTGGCCCTCGTTGACGGGCCAGGGGGTGTTGGCTCAATCTGCGCAGTACAAGGACAGCTAG